In the genome of Lycium ferocissimum isolate CSIRO_LF1 unplaced genomic scaffold, AGI_CSIRO_Lferr_CH_V1 ctg22333, whole genome shotgun sequence, the window GTATCCTATCGTGGGAattcaggtcattgcgtagttcattacatagaCGGTTTGTTTGCTCCTATTCTAGTACGATTACAAGAAAAAAGGTGCAATTACAAAGAAATTAGAAATCTGAGTACAAGCAAAATAGGATCCGAAACATAGTATCTCTTGAGTGCGTCTGCATTGATGGCTTTGGGCCACTCTTGCCCGTCCATCTCGGCTAAAACCACAGCTCCTCCTAAAAGTACTTTCCTAACCATGTATGGTCCCTGCCAGTTCggtgcgaatttccctttatactCCTCTTGGTGAGGGAAGACTCGTTTGAGCACGAGTTGTCCAATCTGGAAAAGTCGAGTTCTGACCCGCTTGTTGAAGGCTTTAGACATTCTCTGTCTGTACAGCTGTCCATGGCACATTGCCACCATTCGTTTTTCCTCTATCATGGCCAATTGTTCATAACGGTTCTTGACCCATTCTGCATCTTTCAGTTCTGCCTCTTGGATAATTCTGAGTGAAGGGATTTCTACCTTAGCGGGTATGACTGCTTCCGTACCATAAATGAGGAGGTATGGAGTTGCCTCAGTGGAAGTTCTGGCTGTTGTTCTGTATCCCAACAGAGCATAAGACTGCTGTTCGTGCCAATTTTTTTAGTTGTCAACCATTTTCCTCAAGATCCTTTTGATATTCTTATTGGCAGCTTCTACAGCTCCGTTCATCTGAGGCCGGTAGGTGGTAGAGTTCCTATGAGTGATTTTTAATTGCTCAAGCTCACTAATGTCCTTCATGAAATGACTGTTCAGATTGGCGCCATTATCCGtgattgttgacacctaattttggctcgacgtgcttaaaattaacgttTTGGGGGGCCCTGATTCATTAAAGAGCGCGAAATacattttttacacatttttacatttttcgatgatttattgataattgtcctcattttaggagttttatcaatttattgtcatttttcaagaatcattatttttgcacatgtacaaataatactaccattttttgtgcaattaataattatttcttaattttatagcaaagacatttttatatattatatattaatatttatattttatacttacattattatttaactatattttagtacgATCGTCGGTGCGAGAGAAAATCGgagcaattaattttttaaacataGATAAGATTTAGCACATGGTTTTGTGAAGCCCATGGTTTTAGCACATGGGTTTGGATAAAAAGTGGTTTACCTTTGCCTATATAAGGGAGGACTTCCCCTCTCATTTTTCTCACCACTTCACACTACCTCACAtatgtttttcttctctctacactcttcatattttcttttcataggaaGACTAGCAAGACTAGCATCTtcctcctctttttcttttttttccatacATTGTCTTTACGCTTTTATATATCTTGTCTTTATATTCATTATATGCATAgcctttatatttttatatacattacatacattgtctttat includes:
- the LOC132043241 gene encoding uncharacterized protein LOC132043241 — protein: MEKKEKEEEDASLASLPMKRKYEECREKKNICEQSYALLGYRTTARTSTEATPYLLIYGTEAVIPAKVEIPSLRIIQEAELKDAEWVKNRYEQLAMIEEKRMVAMCHGQLYRQRMSKAFNKRVRTRLFQIGQLVLKRVFPHQEEYKGKFAPNWQGPYMVRKVLLGGAVVLAEMDGQEWPKAINADALKRYYVSDPILLVPLYRTAAKQKQEPKRKRKIERIITKTGSKDTSGQKGHNE